One Babesia bovis T2Bo chromosome 4 map unlocalized Chr4_1, whole genome shotgun sequence genomic window carries:
- a CDS encoding Adenylate and Guanylate cyclase catalytic domain family protein has translation MLTMNLLCCGDRGKNVAEPPEESDYIDLADAMREEEQMHEEWEWLSIRCERRLNEHMYFYKKEISDIYDTLRDNGSTSAPDKYTSYVPKLVRRFIHRRIGKHEMPSRTIEECYAVTVFCDASGFTALAEAIERSGDPEAAATLGKSLNDFFDPLISIINNWGGDIMKFAGDAALVAWFIPKNDGHDNHSGTQDSGRKLASGRGAECFEPSHEDAWKQCALALKCCEELHKTLHDFPTNIEGKTLTLHIGVGFGKVCVIHVGGLLERWEVVVAGKPLEEIAVAEPLASSGQTVISQSVYDVMCSHIEVDTIDNYPDYHLFRRFVEDVDVDPGDIVNESFDFPIESLSEFRHYMPNYIFNKLLSGYSTFNNEMRRLSTLFISVPGLDVASKSGRERAHQFMKICQRATYALEGSVNKFLVDDKGVVLLIFIGFPPVYHTDDPVRAVFVGLKIAHDCAKLGLKPGIGITSGSVWCGTLGNDIRREYTCLGDYVNLSARLMGKAARYEQHRILVDEATVKEAGSILEFIELESVKLKGKEAWVKIFTPTGKVRKLDPQALQNMSPLETWRRWESYNEVRRKLLTNGLLERGGVMLVNGHNGCGIGDMQSSIIRLVKQEGFTNCFSVSTMKEDSPVISIASDLHYAWRNLCTSLVSTWATCPARKRMMGAYHSKYRYLQSETGVSKKAVSDIVKELLDPEYHWRVAGIKSLILGLEVEPLRTLFGHSLIPAPQSTPGVMGKLQRWMSEGELRDAEEEFFEADTGSTTESEDGYDSDSLFPEEDQRYDTTLLDQRMLEESIAPFVASMVEGFSLKECICIVLNIRMGSSVYATMADDSWVTVCHLARLAMQRRKELMDGTSTAKPFLFIIMSSPQHIFIRWHMELVAVANECNALIKLPKLTQDQLADFIAHALDLEDSNSVPEELVDYIYQNTSGMPRFAYRTLDKLVASGAIVLEDVETGSAETSDDDEADTFYKTGLLRRDEILDFFHIPRRPGSRSICAEQMQDLGIYLDDPKRVRKRLVSWNLDNYGLIDETLSFAMSAVDRLQPDELFVAKVASVLPSPFTRTDLFGKNPQGFTDEQFDTILRNLLANEIVEPISNIPLIDAASPGDLSLRLASAAIAKVLTQRVMEDERAWFAEHFAVAQ, from the coding sequence ATGTTGACTATGAACCTATTATGCTGCGGTGATCGTGGCAAAAATGTTGCAGAACCTCCTGAGGAATCCGACTACATTGATTTGGCAGACGCTATGCGTGAAGAAGAACAGATGCATGAAGAATGGGAATGGCTAAGCATTCGATGTGAACGGCGCCTTAATGAGCACATGTACTTTTATAAAAAAGAGAtaagtgatatatatgatacattaAGGGACAATGGATCGACATCAGCTCCGGATAAATATACTAGTTATGTTCCCAAACTGGTTCGTCGTTTTATACACCGCCGCATTGGCAAACATGAAATGCCTTCGCGTACCATTGAGGAATGTTATGCGGTAACAGTATTCTGCGATGCTAGTGGTTTTACTGCATTGGCCGAGGCCATTGAGCGCTCTGGTGATCCAGAGGCTGCTGCCACGCTAGGAAAATCTCTCAACGACTTTTTTGACCCTTTGATCAGTATAATCAACAATTGGGGAGGTGATATAATGAAGTTTGCAGGTGATGCTGCTCTTGTGGCTTGGTTTATCCCTAAAAATGATGGACACGACAACCATAGTGGTACCCAAGATAGTGGTAGAAAGTTAGCTAGTGGTCGTGGAGCCGAATGTTTTGAACCAAGTCATGAAGACGCTTGGAAGCAATGTGCGTTAGCTTTGAAATGTTGTGAAGAACTACACAAGACACTTCATGATTTCCCAACAAATATCGAAGGCAAAACTCTAACATTGCACATAGGGGTTGGATTCGGCAAAGTATGTGTAATTCACGTGGGAGGTTTGCTGGAACGATGGGAGGTTGTGGTTGCTGGCAAGCCACTGGAAGAAATAGCCGTTGCTGAGCCTTTAGCTTCCAGCGGCCAAACTGTGATTTCACAATCAGTATATGATGTAATGTGCTCCCATATCGAGGTAGATACCATCGATAATTACCCTGATTATCATTTATTCCGCCGTTTTGTTGAAGACGTCGACGTGGATCCAGGAGATATTGTCAATGAGAGCTTTGACTTTCCAATAGAATCTTTATCGGAATTCCGGCATTATATGCCCAACTACATTTTTAACAAGCTCCTTTCAGGATACAGTACTTTCAACAATGAAATGAGACGTTTATCAACGCTTTTCATTTCTGTCCCTGGGTTAGATGTGGCTTCTAAATCAGGTCGTGAACGAGCACATCAGTTTATGAAAATTTGTCAGCGCGCCACTTATGCACTTGAAGGCAGTGTCAACAAGTTTTTGGTAGATGATAAAGGAGTGGTGcttttaatatttatcgGATTCCCGCCCGTGTACCACACTGATGATCCAGTTAGGGCTGTTTTTGTTGGCTTAAAGATTGCCCATGATTGTGCCAAATTAGGTTTGAAACCAGGAATTGGAATCACATCCGGATCTGTTTGGTGTGGTACCTTGGGTAACGACATTCGTCGGGAGTATACTTGTTTGGGTGACTACGTAAACCTTTCTGCTCGTTTAATGGGCAAAGCTGCCAGATACGAACAACATCGCATTTTGGTTGATGAAGCAACCGTTAAAGAAGCGGGGAGCATATTAGAATTTATCGAATTAGAATCGGTGAAGCTGAAAGGTAAAGAAGCGTGGGTGAAAATTTTTACGCCTACCGGTAAGGTGCGTAAATTAGATCCTCAAGCACTGCAAAACATGTCTCCTCTTGAAACTTGGCGTCGTTGGGAATCTTACAATGAAGTTCGACGGAAGTTACTCACCAATGGTTTACTGGAGCGTGGTGGTGTCATGCTTGTGAATGGCCATAATGGTTGTGGAATTGGTGATATGCAATCGTCCATCATTCGTTTGGTAAAGCAGGAAGGATTCACAAATTGTTTTTCGGTTAGTACCATGAAAGAGGATTCTCCTGTAATATCAATTGCTTCTGATTTACATTATGCGTGGCGTAATCTATGCACTTCACTAGTTTCTACATGGGCAACTTGCCCTGCACGCAAACGAATGATGGGAGCGTATCACTCCAAATATCGCTATCTCCAATCCGAAACTGGTGTATCAAAGAAGGCAGTGTCCGATATTGTCAAGGAGCTTCTAGATCCTGAATACCATTGGCGCGTCGCTGGAATAAAGTCACTTATCCTGGGTCTTGAAGTTGAACCTTTGCGTACGCTGTTCGGCCACTCTTTGATTCCTGCACCTCAATCAACTCCTGGTGTAATGGGTAAGCTTCAGCGTTGGATGTCTGAAGGTGAGCTTCGAGATGCGGAAGAAGAATTTTTTGAGGCTGACACAGGGTCCACCACGGAATCAGAAGACGGCTATGATAGTGATTCGTTGTTTCCCGAGGAAGACCAACGGTATGATACCACACTTCTGGATCAACGTATGCTAGAAGAGTCCATTGCACCATTTGTTGCGTCTATGGTTGAGGGTTTCTCTTTGAAAGAATGTATTTGCATAGTATTGAACATTAGAATGGGCAGTTCGGTCTATGCTACTATGGCTGACGACTCGTGGGTTACTGTATGTCACCTAGCCCGTTTGGCTATGCAACGTCGCAAAGAGCTTATGGATGGCACATCCACGGCTAAGCCATTTTTGTTTATAATTATGTCATCTCCTCAGCACATATTCATTCGTTGGCACATGGAGCTTGTAGCTGTAGCCAATGAGTGTAATGCACTAATCAAGCTGCCAAAACTTACACAAGATCAGCTTGCTGATTTCATAGCTCATGCTCTTGATCTGGAGGATTCCAATTCCGTGCCTGAAGAGCTTGTTGATTAcatataccaaaatactTCTGGGATGCCACGGTTTGCCTACAGAACCTTAGATAAGCTGGTAGCATCCGGTGCCATAGTCTTAGAGGACGTTGAGACTGGATCTGCTGAGACTTCAGACGACGACGAAGCGGACACTTTTTACAAAACTGGTCTCTTGCGTCGAGATGAGATTCTTGATTTTTTTCATATTCCACGTCGCCCCGGCAGCAGGTCAATATGTGCTGAACAGATGCAAGATCTTGGCATATATTTAGATGACCCTAAGCGTGTTCGTAAACGTCTGGTGAGTTGGAATCTTGACAATTACGGACTTATTGATGAGACTCTTTCATTTGCCATGAGTGCTGTTGATAGGTTACAGCCTGATGAGTTATTTGTTGCTAAGGTGGCTTCTGTATTGCCATCACCCTTCACTCGAACGGATTTATTTGGTAAGAACCCACAGGGCTTTACTGATGAGCAGTTTGATACGATTCTCCGTAATTTATTGGCCAACGAAATTGTAGAACCAATTTCTAACATACCACTTATTGATGCGGCTTCACCTGGTGATCTGTCACTTCGTCTTGCCAGTGCTGCGATAGCCAAAGTGCTAACTCAGCGGGTAATGGAAGATGAGCGTGCTTGGTTTGCTGAGCATTTTGCTGTTGCGCAATGA
- a CDS encoding DNA polymerase family protein — MAPFTKNRFLKSFDQLADFDSVRRKQAVEQILVSLTSSDGSTEGGNDSNDQAKSMDLDENDKFKNPLSKYRSYKFTFTVNDHNLLQYTLDRLLKGLTGDRKASRMGFTVALLSVLALHKDKIQWESLILAAIDYTTIQNAAGSEIKDVLCGRLYIFFILQKSGAFCNKEMPHLEKVIDSIWNVYDSKIHFQDASCVLLWLICRDVLRATKDTDLALKYVSKRLSFVLDTDFVEKTLNCAKDTNNSKPGKLLDESKSQIGKRLPGVLPCSLFGLYLRLYDDISFFDRSILPNTVLNKSPLDESNFCLTLRYVSCIPSNHPVIGSFFDVIIDSILRSDHPNGMLEKLWRSINLSMLDPKGTSSQRHFTGLRLSSYLLLKTRHIPEFLNIYFTAGSNLFVLLSRYHRASKSDMRDMANSVIQLLVNIFQLDDVDGVSDNFKAQQNPLINDVTIYTDINRLIGDSSVYQHPIESSAKPNTQKLYKQANIEDIHGTNATKQITIKPSLNGKTVMEYMVAIADAMDYTTKSSNVYQHLYKALLHRSENITEVYENLESLIIDMDVENEERKFYWILNMLQFCLNASNKHERFKLLQRFLTTTLLCVSDVVENGQHLKATISRFIHNDQELRILYISDKPVNDSHSSTSKTNNTGLELQDNRSTKLKSLFKQLVALCLTSISRHLQHVLDRKTEDAKSSNLKDVETNELLTSIEIVYTSLEIVSKVKHVRSIMYDNQSSIPVIELAAKAPQKRRETEKHVPSEIDNLSARLMENGIRMKKLAVNTSNMMLITLCSEALGLLLSILSWSTYYMDKISSSSLGGGESQPLIVIDKIDVILPFAKSFAEAISTKKVTEESVLTSLLSSVLLDTLLIDDNSTVLELLHSITKWLWKMSSRLATREMCEDILQHSLIEDDFSEQSDDDMEDDSPSESDSETEVGVDDSEEDSTESGDSSEDEDKDSDLEDATSGDDEDEDTEQPDEMPVTKKQKMDTSTKLLGDESDLELSGVDALEELLKDEEGNLESLRMARMLQSTGINFSKESFNSMMRNLDLLRSCIPAFTLDEWYVRMVLRLYSSYERSISIRASKTPNDPMYSMLADYTSRIKKVLLEAMQQIASMMRSHQHAVKGGPNSKKPKLADSVEILDNLINLTLQAVRSQRMNIAKECRQVAVAAFVFCVHVESILNGGNVAVQSMMVLLTAICAACMFKNTKFGTNFFVQLSQRHPSAFNRINILKLALESKVSFVQSELLSICSVVVTAANKEEPLKPAKLCRRKCGRILDKILDDGGILKENAIPKQHLVSFITDNIYISTVQTLPDVLALLKANSEAVITSNVANESGKRPMKNRGISPQLTKAMGRLISNIVRCTTVDTKGRKHLENIKSALQDLLDTLSSSQGKNKQNKALMAAMTQLCRALDE; from the exons ATGGCTCCTTTTACAAAAAATCGTTTCTTAAAAAGTTTTGATCAGCTAGCAGACTTTGATTCTGTTCGGCGGAAACAAGCGGTAGAACAGATTCTTGTAAGCCTGACCTCTTCTGATGGCTCAACAGAGGGGGGAAACGATTCAAATGATCAAGCAAAATCTATGGACCTTGACGAAAATGACAAATTTAAGAATCCGCTCTCTAAATATCGCAGCTACAAATTCACCTTTACGGTTAATGATCACAATCTTCTACAATACACTCTCGACAGGCTTTTAAAAGGACTCACGGGTGACCGAAAAGCATCCCGAATGGGTTTTACTGTAGCTCTGTTGTCTGTTTTAGCTCTTCATAAAGATAAGATACAGTGGGAATCCTTAATACTAGCTGCCATTGATTATACGACTATACAGAATGCAGCTGGTTCCGAAATTAAAG ATGTACTCTGTGGAAggttatacatatttttCATCTTGCAGAAAAGTGGCGCTTTTTGCAACAAAGAAATGCCGCATTTGGAAAAGGTGATCGACAGCATTTGGAATGTCTATGACAGCAAGATACATTTTCAAGATGCCTCTTGCGTCTTGCTTTGGTTGATATGCCGTGATGTTTTAAG GGCAACTAAAGATACCGATTTAGCGTTGAAATATGTCAGCAAAAGATTATCTTTTGTTTTAGATACCGATTTTGTTGAGAAAACGTTGAACTGTGCAAAGGATACTAATAACTCCAAGCCGGGGAAGTTACTAGACGAATCAAAATCGCAAATAGGCAAAAGGTTACCCGGGGTATTACCGTGTAGTTTGTTTGGTTTGTATTTACGATTATACGATGATATATCGTTTTTTGATAGGTCAATCTTACCTAATACGGTATTGAACAAATCTCCTTTAGATGAAAGCAATTTTTGTTTGACATTGCGTTACGTCTCGTGCATACCTAGCAACCACCCGGTTATAGGCTCTTTTTTTGATGTAATCATTGATAGCATCTTGAGAAGTGACCATCCAAATGGCATGTTAGAGAAACTATGGCGTTCAATAAATTTATCTATGTTGGATCCAAAAGGCACTTCCTCACAGCGTCATTTTACAGGTTTGAGGCTGTCATCGTACTTGTTACTCAAGACTAGACATATCCCTGAGTTTCTAAATATTTACTTCACTGCTGGAAGTAACCTATTCGTTCTTTTAAGCCGTTATCACAGAGCTTCTAAAAGCGATATGAGAGATATGGCTAATAGCGTGATCCAGCTTTtagtaaatatatttcagcTGGATGATGTTGATGGCGTCAGTGATAACTTTAAAGCACAGCAAAATCCGCTTATTAATGATGTTACTATTTACACCGACATAAACCGTCTTATAGGAGATTCGTCAGTCTATCAACATCCTATTGAAAGTTCTGCAAAACCGAACACACAAAAGCTATATAAACAGGCAAATATAGAGGATATTCACGGAACCAATGCTACAAAACAAATCACGATAAAACCTTCTCTGAATGGAAAAACAGTAATGGAGTACATGGTTGCAATCGCCGATGCAATGGATTACACTACGAAATCCTCAAACGTTTATCAACATCTTTATAAAGCTTTACTACACCGAAGCGAAAACATTACAGAAGTATATGAGAATTTAGAGTCTTTGATAATAGATATGGATGTGGAAAATGAAGAAAGAAAGTTCTATTGGATTTTGAACATGTTGCAGTTTTGTCTAAATGCTTCCAATAAACATGAACGGTTCAAACTTTTACAAAGGTTCTTAACTACCACCCTGCTTTGCGTTTCAGATGTAGTGGAAAATGGTCAACATCTTAAGGCTACAATATCAAGGTTCATCCACAATGACCAAGAACTGAGGATTCTCTATATATCTGATAAACCTGTAAATGACTCACATTCTAGTACATCTAAAACTAACAATACTGGCCTAGAACTACAAGATAATCGCTCTACCAAGCTAAAATCGCTTTTTAAACAATTGGTTGCTTTATGTTTGACGTCAATATCAAGGCATCTGCAACATGTTTTGGATAGAAAAACTGAAGATGCTAAGAGCAGTAATTTGAAAGATGTGGAGACTAATGAATTGTTAACTAGTATCGAAATAGTCTACACTTCTTTGGAAATAGTCTCAAAAGTCAAACATGTGCGAAGTATAATGTACGATAACCAGAGTTCCATTCCGGTCATTGAATTAGCGGCTAAGGCACCACAGAAAAGAAGGGAAACTGAAAAACATGTACCATCTGAAATAGATAACCTATCAGCCAGGTTGATGGAGAATGGTATAAGAATGAAAAAATTGGCTGTAAACACTTCCAATATGATGTTGATAACGCTTTGCAGTGAAGCATTGGGACTTTTATTATCAATTCTATCGTGGAGCACATATTATATGGATAAAATTTCCAGTTCGTCGCTTGGCGGTGGAGAATCTCAGCCATTGATTGTTATAGACAAGATTGATGTTATATTGCCTTTTGCCAAATCATTTGCAGAGGCCATATCTACGAAGAAGGTAACTGAAGAGTCGGTACTGACCTCTCTCTTATCAAGTGTGCTGTTAGATACTCTTTTGATTGATGACAATTCCACTGTGTTAGAATTGCTCCATTCTATTACGAAATGGCTTTGGAAGATGTCCAGCAGGCTTGCAACTCGAGAAATGTGTGAGGATATACTTCAGCATTCATTAATTGAGGATGATTTTTCCGAACAGTCTGATGACGATATGGAAGATGATAGCCCTTCTGAATCAGACTCTGAAACAGAAGTGGGCGTTGATGATTCTGAAGAGGATTCAACAGAATCAGGAGACTCTTCTGAGGATGAGGATAAGGATTCAGACTTGGAGGATGCTACTAGTGGTGACGACGAGGACGAAGATACGGAACAGCCCGATGAGATGCCGGTAACGAAAAAGCAGAAAATGGATACATCGACAAAACTGTTGGGTGATGAATCAGATCTTGAGTTGTCCGGGGTGGATGCATTGGAAGAACTGTTGAAGGACGAAGAAGGAAATTTGGAGTCTCTCCGCATGGCAAGGATGTTGCAGAGCACTGGTATAAACTTTTCTAAGGAATCATTTAACTCAATGATGCGTAATTTGGATCTTCTTCGATCGTGCATTCCTGCGTTTACACTTGATGAGTGGTATGTGCGAATGGTTTTGCGTTTATATTCCTCCTACGAGAGATCTATCAGTATACGTGCATCAAAAACACCGAATGACCCAATGTACTCTATGTTAGCAGATTATACGTCTAGGATAAAGAAAGTATTGCTTGAGGCGATGCAACAGATCGCTTCCATGATGCGTTCCCATCAACATGCTGTTAAAGGTGGCCCCAATTCAAAAAAACCAAAGTTGGCTGATTCTGTTGAGATTTTAGATAACCTGATAAATTTGACCTTACAAGCTGTTCGTAGCCAGCGTATGAATATTGCAAAGGAATGTCGTCAAGTAGCAGTCGCTGCGTTTGTTTTCTGTGTACACGTTGAATCAATTTTGAATGGAGGCAACGTTGCTGTGCAAAGCATGATGGTTCTTTTGACAGCCATTTGTGCTGCTTGTATGTTCAAGAATACGAAATTTGGGACAAACTTTTTTGTGCAGCTTTCGCAAAGGCACCCTTCTGCGTTTAACAGGATTAATATTCTGAAATTAGCTTTAGAGTCGAAAGTATCTTTTGTTCAGTCAGAGCTCTTGTCAATCTGCTCGGTAGTTGTTACCGCTGCAAACAAAGAGGAGCCCTTGAAGCCAGCGAAGCTTTGCCGACGTAAATGTGGGAGGATATTGGATAAAATACTGGATGATGGGGGCATATTAAAGGAAAACGCTATTCCCAAGCAGCATTTGGTATCGTTCATTACtgacaatatatacattagcACAGTACAGACACTACCAGATGTATTGGCTTTATTGAAAGCAAATTCAGAAGCTGTTATTACATCAAATGTAGCAAACGAATCAGGAAAAAGACCTATGAAGAATCGTGGAATATCTCCACAATTGACAAAGGCAATGGGCCGTCTGATATCTAATATAGTTCGTTGTACTACCGTGGATACAAAGGGTAGGAAGCACCTCGAAAACATTAAGAGCGCGCTTCAAGATCTTCTGGACACACTAAGCTCATCTCAAGGAAAAAACAAGCAAAACAAAGCGCTGATGGCGGCAATGACGCAACTGTGCCGTGCTTTAGACGAGTAG